A segment of the Marinobacter arenosus genome:
AGCTCGTGCTTGACCCAACGCTCCGGTTGTTTTCGCAGCTGCTGCAGGGACAGCTCACCGGTTCGGGTCTCAATGGGCAGCAATAACAGGTAGTTCTGGTTGGCACTGCGATCGAAGAACAGTTCGGTCGGACACATGGTGGTTCGTCCTGCCTGGGACGGCAGCATGCGCTGGCCAAATTCCGAGAAGAACAGGGCGTTGATCAGCTCCGTCTTACCCCGCGAATACTCACCCACAAACGCAATGGTCAGTTCGTCCTCAATCAGCAGCTCAAGGCCGTTACGGATGCGGGTGCTGACGTCATCGGAAAACAGATTGTTGTCCTGCAGCCAAAGCCGGTAACGGCCAATCTGCCGGATCAACTCTTTCTTCCAGTTATGGTACGCCTCTACCTGCTGCGACAGAGTTCCCTGTTGATTCATTGGACTTTCCTTCTGCGCGACTACCGGGTGCTTCGGGCACGATGCTTACGGATTACGTTTCAGTAATACTATCCTGTTACCGAAATCATTGTGGGTGACGGGTACGCAGACTGTCGTTGAAATTGGCAGGAATTACAATAAAAAAGCTGCAAAATCAGAAAGATGACTTTGCAGCTTCGGTATTTTGGTTTTCGTCGCGAACTGTTACAGAGTGTATCCGTGAGACGCGGTTTACATTCCGAGGCCGATGGAACCGAGCCCGGCGGCCATTTTCATGTGCTCAATGACCACGGAGATCACGTTCAGAATCAGGAAGACGATGATCGGCGAGAGATCCAGTCCGCCCATGGAAGGCATGACATTGCGAACCGGGCGCATGACCGGCTCGGTGATCTGCGCCACCAGTTGAATCGCGGGGTGTCCACTGCCCGGGGCAATCCAGCTCACCACGACAACGGCAATCACCGACCAGAAATAGATCTTCACGATCAGGTCCAGGACGTTCAGCACGGCCCATACCATCAAGGTGACCGGGTTGATGCCGGGAATGCCGCCGTTCAGGGCAACGAGGATCAGGAAAAAGGTGATGGCCTGGATAATGATGGCCAGAACCAGTGAGGCACCGTCAATGCCGCCCCAGCCCGGAATGAAGCGGCGCAGCGGGCGCAACGGCGGGTTGGTGGCCTTGACCACGAACTGGGAGATCGGGTTGTAGAAATCGGCACGGGCCAGCTGCAGCAGAAACCGCAGCAGGACAATGGTCATATAAAAGGTGGACGCGATGAGCAGGATCGTAATCAGGATGTCTGCCAGCATGAAGCCGTGTCTCCGTTATCGGTTACTGTTTGCCTGCCAGTTCACTGGCCATTTCTTCCGAGCGCTTGAAGGCCGCTTTGTAGGCCTTGCGGACCAGGTCGCGCATGCCACCGTCTTCGAAGGTGTTGATGGCCTGTTCGGTGGTGCCGCCGGGAGACATGACGTTGCGCTTCAGTTGGCCGGGGTCATGCTCGCTGCGCGCGGCCATTTCCGCCGCACCGGCCATGGTCTGAATGGCCAGCTGGCGGGCCGTGTCGGCGGCAATGCCTGCTTCGGTGGCGGCCTCTTCCAGGGCTTCCAGCATCAGGAAGAAGTAAGCGGGGCCGCTGCCGGAGAGGGCGGTAACCGCGTGCAGCAGATTTTCGTCATCCACCCAGAGCGCGGAGCCGATGCTCTCGAACACCGACTCGACCATCTTTTTCTGGTCCTCCTCGACACGATCGTTGGCAAACAGGCCGGCCGCGCCTTTGCCCACCAGTGACGGAGTGTTGGGCATCACCCGAACCAGCGGGAGGCCGCCGGCCAGCCAGCCATCGAGTGTGTCGGCAGTGAGGCCGGCCGCAATGGAAACCATCAGGGGGCGGGTGTTCTGCACCACCGGAGCGATATCGCGGCACACATCCGCCATGACCTGCGGTTTGACCGCAAGCACCACCATGTCCGCCTGTTGGGCGCAGTAGCGGTTATCGGTGGTGACGCTGACGCCGAATTTCTTGCGGATGGATTGCAGGTGGCCATCGTCCGGGGCGCTGACCCAGATGTCCGCGGCCTTGTAGCCACTGTCCAGCATACCGCCAATGATGGCGCTGGCCATGTTGCCGGCACCAATAAATGAGATGGTTGGTGATGTGCTCAAGGTTCACTCCAACGGTTGATCGGTTAAACGTCCGGACCTGATCATAGCAGGAACGGGCTGTTTCAGCTCTTCGCCGGGCGGGCGCCGAAAACATCGGTGCCGACTCGCACCCAGGTGGCGCCCTCCGCAATGGCCAGCTCCAGGTCGCCGG
Coding sequences within it:
- a CDS encoding YggT family protein, with product MLADILITILLIASTFYMTIVLLRFLLQLARADFYNPISQFVVKATNPPLRPLRRFIPGWGGIDGASLVLAIIIQAITFFLILVALNGGIPGINPVTLMVWAVLNVLDLIVKIYFWSVIAVVVVSWIAPGSGHPAIQLVAQITEPVMRPVRNVMPSMGGLDLSPIIVFLILNVISVVIEHMKMAAGLGSIGLGM
- the proC gene encoding pyrroline-5-carboxylate reductase; protein product: MSTSPTISFIGAGNMASAIIGGMLDSGYKAADIWVSAPDDGHLQSIRKKFGVSVTTDNRYCAQQADMVVLAVKPQVMADVCRDIAPVVQNTRPLMVSIAAGLTADTLDGWLAGGLPLVRVMPNTPSLVGKGAAGLFANDRVEEDQKKMVESVFESIGSALWVDDENLLHAVTALSGSGPAYFFLMLEALEEAATEAGIAADTARQLAIQTMAGAAEMAARSEHDPGQLKRNVMSPGGTTEQAINTFEDGGMRDLVRKAYKAAFKRSEEMASELAGKQ